The following are from one region of the Ochotona princeps isolate mOchPri1 chromosome 15, mOchPri1.hap1, whole genome shotgun sequence genome:
- the RASD2 gene encoding GTP-binding protein Rhes has protein sequence MMKTLSSGNCTLSVPAKNSYRMVVLGASRVGKSSIVSRFLNGRFEDQYTPTIEDFHRKVYNIRGDMYQLDILDTSGNHPFPAMRRLSILTGDVFILVFSLDNRESFDEVKRLQKQILEVKSCLKNKTKEAAELPMVICGNKNDHGELCRQVPSTEAELLVSGDENCAYFEVSAKRNTNVDEMFYVLFSMAKLPHEMSPALHRKISVQYGDAFHPRPFCMRRVKDMDAYGMVSPFARRPSVNSDLKYIKAKVLREGQARERDKCVIQ, from the exons ATGATGAAGACCCTGTCGAGTGGGAACTGCACACTCAGTGTGCCTGCCAAGAACTCGTACCGCATGGTGGTGCTGGGCGCCTCCCGGGTAGGCAAGAGCTCCATCGTGTCCCGCTTCCTCAACGGCCGCTTCGAGGACCAGTACACGCCCACCATCGAGGACTTCCACCGCAAAGTGTACAACATCCGTGGCGACATGTACCAGCTGGACATCCTGGACACCTCCGGCAACCACCCCTTCCCCGCCATGCGCAGGCTCTCCATCCTCACAG GCGATGTTTTCATCCTGGTCTTCAGTCTGGATAACCGCGAGTCCTTCGACGAGGTCAAGCGGCTCCAGAAGCAGATCTTGGAGGTCAAGTCCTGCCTGAAAAATAAGACCAAGGAGGCAGCCGAGCTGCCCATGGTCATCTGCGGCAACAAGAACGACCACGGCGAGCTGTGCCGGCAGGTGCCCAGCACCGAGGCCGAGCTACTGGTGTCAGGCGATGAGAACTGCGCCTACTTCGAGGTGTCAGCCAAACGCAACACCAACGTGGATGAGATGTTCTACGTGCTCTTCAGCATGGCCAAGCTGCCGCACGAGATGAGCCCCGCTCTGCACCGCAAGATCTCCGTGCAATACGGCGACGCCTTCCACCCTCGGCCCTTCTGCATGCGCCGTGTCAAGGACATGGACGCCTACGGCATGGTCTCGCCCTTCGCCCGCCGGCCCAGCGTCAACAGCGACCTCAAGTACATCAAGGCCAAGGTCCTGCGGGAGGGCCAGGCCCGTGAAAGGGACAAGTGTGTCATCCAGTGA